A single region of the Syngnathus acus chromosome 6, fSynAcu1.2, whole genome shotgun sequence genome encodes:
- the cep152 gene encoding centrosomal protein of 152 kDa isoform X1 produces the protein MSIDFDTAALQTQDDEEEYDQDDLARKQELHNLLANMPDDMLEDSRDSSCTEQELINRNAETSPQSKWTQQRSDHPRPNSHEQSYEEDYDHHDFTYEDGGVQSNGHSQPSAHIWNQHSDSQFTQEDCTQNSMGTERSSEANGFSTDDPYELHLRANNIVNCNGDGTSDCNNPRVQSQPGAVERRADDYQVSYNPHGPPRQMLSSQATHQQRPFDQLQREFLDSTQQTAEKEQITQLQIFNVALKRQNEDLEQKFEDSKRNTRYLEHQLAIAKDQKNDLAASLKESTRLLGEAKERELQMQSKLKTMEQQIQTLNERDQENTKKQRVAEAAVDTMKQQMLELCRSDTLSKSRKQHDRDLAVIKEQHEAALLLLQQQLDAKSQAMEEQMDTSQKFREQVKQLERQREEEQLERARVVNALTQSLEKSQQQCAKLLQTSSVQEMSQIQIKLQQAQTAKVLSDNMNRDLQEDLADLKEQIMLYESALKHGVIALEPNWDCQNQLSESCLALGFKKTNGSLRSVALATLSDSQLPQDEALRQLQVEMQRCLGSLKSKRQKISHLQEELQQSRARADELQNQLDEAKLSSSVRQSIQVKHPNLTAEDQNELVKLQEDKERLQDQVEGLQSKIAELQQSEEKVRSANSELCVKTREMIQELHQEKQAAAQQSERINQQHRDDVVKRVRTELMLQHNDQLERLTAQHERQIQDLNSQLSEASDKVLAVQECYISVCKEKEILEESIRNKATEDALRKEIEKKGESSTDVEKLRTELEVQHQASIAQLKALWSKEKEAEIQQQVKSHIALAKAAWDEARHQTEKTWALKLEEARQGKQPETSEATCQTEETEANALTVTVKELDSKLCAQRQQLQAEADKVQRRAVEEARKQVQMENQEKHLHDLANKVEGAVTRAYNRWIEDLPSLPQYQALLQREKEKWEELQKQDVEQKVSQALRAAEAEWRKQQQDQGQRCGTTKEQEVVVTLQTQLEQLRREQAALLEAELAGARAAWKRDKQQEISLVQTRSEQMYQTKLQEQHKKQEIALLQTLRAREDEWRYQQAEKEQAQKRQMREDFLLELQTALAEVQTQLLGTSRTEQQSFTERVRGRVSEGAVTHVIQTCCIDIVDKAVCQAKKEWKKISEAQLSCVLRETQEQHEREINKMQSSLAQSGGQVCSRKDCADTASKLEKKNQELQKHLAKACRQFQHSVREHKTTIQKLKDEHERRLQKANEEHLLQLEEAKRSKEDAGFVMPSNHQQTLQEGLEEMKQQYLTIVEKIRGDMLRYLQESRERAAEMIRTEVLQERQDTARKMRRYYLTCLQELLEDDGKTTGRAEKKIMNAASKLAAMAKVLETPVKNKSGKNHALPTGITVMSTTGPAPASKTDFLKNPSSGPLDKRTEDRTHRKKLSGLEQKTTRARTKLVNNQDSADAQLYPHKVSSSCSAPLRSKNREAYLQGGQPGSHADTPNEPCVTQDFPVRDDKRTNWSLSSSDSDSHHLPRVSYSGRKVESVKPFSVSAPDFSQFDQLTPDTSDLTVYNDIAQENWTQTQTSAHQGKLNTKREPVLGSEGEKLSGPLFSELRRCQQDSGFDSPFNQPN, from the exons ATGTCTATAGATTTTGATACTGCTGCTCTCCAAACCCAGGATGATGAGGAAGAATACGACCAAGATGACCTTGCGAGAAAACAAGAG cTCCACAATCTCCTCGCAAACATGCCAGATGACATGCTGGAGGACAGCAGAGACTCCTCCTGCACAGAGCAGGAATTGATAAATAGAAATGCTGAAACCAG CCCACAGTCCAAATGGACTCAACAGCGGTCAGATCATCCCAGGCCAAATTCTCATGAGCAG AGCTATGAAGAAGACTACGATCATCATGATTTTACTTATGAAGATGGAGGCGTTCAGAGCAATGGTCATTCTCAACCTTCGGCTCATATCTGGAACCAGCATTCAGATTCTCAGTTCACCCAGGAAGACTGCACCCAAAACAGCATGGGAACAGAACGATCTTCAGAAGCCAATGGTTTCTCCACAGATGATCCATATGAGCTACACCTTCGTGCTAATAACATTGTCAACTGCAACGGAGATGGAACTAGTGACTGTAATAATCCCAGAGTGCAATCTCAG CCTGGAGCAGTGGAACGACGTGCGGATGATTACCAGGTCAGCTACAATCCTCACGGCCCTCCACGTCAGATGTTGAGCTCACAGGCTACACATCAACAGCGTCCATTCGATCAACTACAAAGAGAATTCCTTGACTCAACACAGC AAACTGCTGAGAAAGAGCAGATTACCCAGTTGCAGATATTCAACGTAGCTCTTAAAAGGCAAAATGAGGACTTGGAGCAAAAGTTTGAGGATTCAAAGCGCAACACGAGATACCTTGAGCACCAGTTGGCAATTGCTAAAG ATCAGAAAAATGACCTTGCCGCGAGTCTTAAGGAATCGACTCGACTCCTGGGGGAGGCCAAAGAGCGGGAGCTTCAAATGCAAAGCAAACTCAAGACGATGGAGCAGCAAATACAAACCTTGAATGAGCGAGACCAGGAG AACACAAAGAAGCAGCGGGTGGCCGAGGCCGCTGTTGACACTATGAAGCAGCAGATGTTGGAGCTGTGTCGTTCGGACACGCTGTCCAAATCACGTAAGCAGCACGACAGAGACCTCGCCGTCATCAAGGAGCAGCATGAGGCCGCGCTCTTGCTTTTACAGCAGCAGCTTGATGCTAAGTCTCAAGCTATGGAGGAACAG ATGGATACTAGTCAGAAGTTCCGTGAGCAGGTGAAACAGTTGGAGCGGCAACGGGAAGAAGAGCAACTTGAGCGAGCCAGAGTGGTCAATGCTCTCacccagagtctggagaagaGTCAGCAACAATGTGCCAAGCTCTTGCAGACGA GTTCTGTGCAAGAAATGAGTCAAATCCAAATCAAACTACAGCAGGCTCAAACGGCCAAGGTTTTAAGTGACAATATGAACAGAGACCTACAG GAGGATCTTGCTGACTTGAAGGAGCAGATCATGCTGTATGAATCTGCTTTAAAACATGGCGTTATTGCATTAGAGCCCAACTGGGACTGCCAGAACCAGCTCTCTGAATCCTGTTTGGCGTTAGGCTTTAAGAAAACCAATGGTTCTCTCCGCAG CGTGGCCCTGGCCACCCTGTCAGACTCGCAGCTGCCTCAGGATGAAGCTTTGCGCCAACTGCAAGTGGAAATGCAGCGCTGCTTGGGGAGTTTAAAGAGCAAGAGGCAGAAGATCAGTCACCTGCAGGAGGAGCTTCAACAGAGTCGGGCCCGGGCAGACGAGCTGCAGAACCAATTAGACGAAGCCAAGCTCAGCTCATCG GTTAGACAATCCATCCAGGTAAAACATCCAAACTTGACTGCAGAGGACCAGAATGAGTTAGTGAAACTCCAGGAAGACAAAGAACGCTTGCAAGATCAAGTGGAG GGGCTGCAAAGTAAAATTGCAGAGCTGCAGCAGAGTGAGGAAAAGGTCCGTTCTGCCAACTCAGAGCTCTGCGTCAAGACGAGAGAGATGATTCAAGAGTTGCACCAGGAGAAGCAGGCGGCTGCTCAGCA ATCCGAGCGGATTAATCAGCAGCACAGGGATGACGTGGTGAAACGAGTCAGGACGGAGCTCATGCTGCAACACAACGATCAGCTTGAACGTCTGACGGCACAACACGAGCGACAAATCCAAGACCTAAA CTCTCAGCTCTCTGAGGCCAGTGATAAGGTGTTGGCTGTGCAAGAGTGTTACATATCTGTCTGCAAGGAAAAGGAAATCTTGGAGGAAAGCATCAGAAACAAAGCCACGGAGGATGCACTGAGGAAAGAAATTGAG aaaaaaggggagAGCAGCACAGATGTGGAGAAACTAAGGACTGAGCTAGAGGTGCAGCATCAGGCCTCCATCGCCCAGCTCAAGGCTCTCTGGTCCAAGGAGAAGGAGGCTGAGATCCAGCAGCAGGTGAAATCTCACATAGCCTTGGCCAAGGCTGCTTGGGATGAAGCGCGACATCAG ACGGAGAAGACTTGGGCTCTGAAGCTGGAGGAAGCCAGGCAAGGAAAACAACCCGAGACCTCTGAGGCAACCTGTCAGACAGAGGAGACGGAAGCAAACGCTTTGACCGTCACCGTCAAGGAGTTGGACTCCAAACTCTGTGCCCAGAGACAGCAGCTGCAAGCGGAAGCTGACAAAGTCCAACGCCGAGCGGTGGAAGAAGCCAGGAAACAAGTCCAGATGGAGAATCAGGAGAAACATCTCCACGATTTGGCCAATAAG GTTGAAGGAGCAGTAACCAGGGCCTATAACCGCTGGATTGAAGATTTGCCTTCATTGCCGCAATACCAAGCCTTGCtccaaagagagaaagagaaatgggaagagctgcaaaaacaagacgtggaacaaaag GTATCGCAGGCTCTGAGGGCAGCAGAGGCGGAGTGGCGCAAGCAGCAACAAGACCAAGGTCAAAGATGTGGTACGACTAAAGAGCAAGAGGTGGTGGTGACTCTCCAGACTCAGCTGGAGCAGTTACGAAGAGAACAAGCCGCACTGTTGGAGGCTGAACTTGCCGGAGCCAGAGCAGCCTGGAAAAGAGACAAACAGCAAGAGATCTCCCTTGTCCAAACTCGCAGCGAGCAAATGTACCAAACCAAACTCCAGGAGCAGCATAAGAAGCAGGAGATAGCTCTGCTGCAGACCCTGAGGGCCAGAGAGGATGAGTGGAGATATCAGCAGGCTGAGAAGGAACAAGCCCAGAAGCGACAGATGAGGGAAGATTTCCTCTTGGAGCTTCAAACTGCTCTGGCGGAGGTCCAGACGCAGCTTCTCGGCACTTCCAGGACTGAGCAGCAGAGTTTCACAGAGCGCGTGAGAGGCCGCGTGTCAGAGGGCGCCGTAACGCACGTGATTCAAACTTGCTGCATagacattgttgacaaagctGTGTGCCAGGCCAAGAAGGAATGGAAGAAA ATAAGTGAGGCTCAGTTGAGCTGTGTGCTACGAGAAACGCAAGAACAGCACGAAAGAGAAATCAACAAAATGCAAA GCTCCTTAGCCCAGAGTGGAGGGCAGGTTTGCAGCAGGAAGGATTGCGCAGACACCGCCAGTAAACTGGAGAAGAAAAACCAGGAGCTTCAGAAGCACTTGGCAAAAGCTTGCCGGCAGTTCCAGCACAGCGTCAGAGAACACAAAACAACCATACAGAAACTCAAAG ACGAACACGAGCGCCGATTACAAAAGGCAAATGAGGAGCATCTGCTACAACTGGAGGAAGCGAAGCGAAGCAAAGAAGATGCTGGGTTTGTGAT GCCTTCAAATCATCAACAAACTCTTCAAGAGGGCCTGGAAGAAATGAAGCAGCAATACTTGACAATTGTTGAAAAAATAAGAG GAGACATGCTGCGTTATCTCCAAGAAAGCCGCGAGCGAGCAGCTGAGATGATCCGCACCGAGGTGCTCCAGGAGAGGCAGGACACGGCCCGCAAAATGCGACGCTATTACCTGACCTGCCTGCAGGAATTGCTGGAGGACGACGGGAAAACCACGGG CAgggctgaaaagaaaataatgaatgctGCCAGCAAGTTGGCGGCCATGGCTAAAGTACTAGAGACACCTGTGAAGAATAAATCTGGAAAGAACCACGCTTTACCAA CTGGCATCACGGTAATGTCCACCACTGGGCCTGCCCCAGCAAGTAAGACAGACTTTTTGAAGAACCCGTCATCTGGACCACTTGACAAAAGAACGGAGGATAGAACCCACAGGAAAAAGTTGTCGGGTTTGGAGCAAAAAACAACTCGGGCGCGGACTAAACTTGTGAACAACCAGGACTCGGCAGATGCGCAACTCTACCCTCACAAAGTGTCCTCTTCATGCTCTGCTCCTTTGAGGAGCAAAAATAGGGAGGCGTACCTGCAGGGTGGACAACCGGGAAGCCATGCGGACACGCCAAACGAACCCTGTGTCACGCAGGATTTCCCAGTCAGGGATGATAAACGCACTAACTGGAGCCTGAGCAGCAGTGACTCAGACAGCCACCACCTCCCTCGAGTGTCTTACTCGGGGAGGAAAGTAGAGTCGGTGAAGCCGTTCTCAGTTTCTGCCCCTGACTTCAGCCAGTTTGATCAGCTCACCCCGGACACGTCTGACTTGACGGTTTATAATGACATCGCCCAAGAGAATTGGACTCAAACCCAAACGTCAGCCCATCAAGGGAAGCTGAACACAAAGAGGGAGCCCGTACTGGGCTCAGAGGGAGAAAAGCTGAGTGGGCCTCTGTTCTCGGAGTTGAGACGATGTCAGCAGGACAGCGGCTTTGACAGCCCGTTTAACCAACCAAACTGA
- the cep152 gene encoding centrosomal protein of 152 kDa isoform X4, which translates to MSIDFDTAALQTQDDEEEYDQDDLARKQELHNLLANMPDDMLEDSRDSSCTEQELINRNAETSPQSKWTQQRSDHPRPNSHEQSYEEDYDHHDFTYEDGGVQSNGHSQPSAHIWNQHSDSQFTQEDCTQNSMGTERSSEANGFSTDDPYELHLRANNIVNCNGDGTSDCNNPRVQSQPGAVERRADDYQVSYNPHGPPRQMLSSQATHQQRPFDQLQREFLDSTQQTAEKEQITQLQIFNVALKRQNEDLEQKFEDSKRNTRYLEHQLAIAKDQKNDLAASLKESTRLLGEAKERELQMQSKLKTMEQQIQTLNERDQENTKKQRVAEAAVDTMKQQMLELCRSDTLSKSRKQHDRDLAVIKEQHEAALLLLQQQLDAKSQAMEEQMDTSQKFREQVKQLERQREEEQLERARVVNALTQSLEKSQQQCAKLLQTSSVQEMSQIQIKLQQAQTAKVLSDNMNRDLQEDLADLKEQIMLYESALKHGVIALEPNWDCQNQLSESCLALGFKKTNGSLRSVALATLSDSQLPQDEALRQLQVEMQRCLGSLKSKRQKISHLQEELQQSRARADELQNQLDEAKLSSSVRQSIQVKHPNLTAEDQNELVKLQEDKERLQDQVEGLQSKIAELQQSEEKVRSANSELCVKTREMIQELHQEKQAAAQQSERINQQHRDDVVKRVRTELMLQHNDQLERLTAQHERQIQDLNSQLSEASDKVLAVQECYISVCKEKEILEESIRNKATEDALRKEIEKKGESSTDVEKLRTELEVQHQASIAQLKALWSKEKEAEIQQQVKSHIALAKAAWDEARHQTEKTWALKLEEARQGKQPETSEATCQTEETEANALTVTVKELDSKLCAQRQQLQAEADKVQRRAVEEARKQVQMENQEKHLHDLANKVEGAVTRAYNRWIEDLPSLPQYQALLQREKEKWEELQKQDVEQKVSQALRAAEAEWRKQQQDQGQRCGTTKEQEVVVTLQTQLEQLRREQAALLEAELAGARAAWKRDKQQEISLVQTRSEQMYQTKLQEQHKKQEIALLQTLRAREDEWRYQQAEKEQAQKRQMREDFLLELQTALAEVQTQLLGTSRTEQQSFTERVRGRVSEGAVTHVIQTCCIDIVDKAVCQAKKEWKKISEAQLSCVLRETQEQHEREINKMQSSLAQSGGQVCSRKDCADTASKLEKKNQELQKHLAKACRQFQHSVREHKTTIQKLKDEHERRLQKANEEHLLQLEEAKRSKEDAGPSNHQQTLQEGLEEMKQQYLTIVEKIRGDMLRYLQESRERAAEMIRTEVLQERQDTARKMRRYYLTCLQELLEDDGKTTGRAEKKIMNAASKLAAMAKVLETPVKNKSGKNHALPTGITVMSTTGPAPASKTDFLKNPSSGPLDKRTEDRTHRKKLSGLEQKTTRARTKLVNNQDSADAQLYPHKVSSSCSAPLRSKNREAYLQGGQPGSHADTPNEPCVTQDFPVRDDKRTNWSLSSSDSDSHHLPRVSYSGRKVESVKPFSVSAPDFSQFDQLTPDTSDLTVYNDIAQENWTQTQTSAHQGKLNTKREPVLGSEGEKLSGPLFSELRRCQQDSGFDSPFNQPN; encoded by the exons ATGTCTATAGATTTTGATACTGCTGCTCTCCAAACCCAGGATGATGAGGAAGAATACGACCAAGATGACCTTGCGAGAAAACAAGAG cTCCACAATCTCCTCGCAAACATGCCAGATGACATGCTGGAGGACAGCAGAGACTCCTCCTGCACAGAGCAGGAATTGATAAATAGAAATGCTGAAACCAG CCCACAGTCCAAATGGACTCAACAGCGGTCAGATCATCCCAGGCCAAATTCTCATGAGCAG AGCTATGAAGAAGACTACGATCATCATGATTTTACTTATGAAGATGGAGGCGTTCAGAGCAATGGTCATTCTCAACCTTCGGCTCATATCTGGAACCAGCATTCAGATTCTCAGTTCACCCAGGAAGACTGCACCCAAAACAGCATGGGAACAGAACGATCTTCAGAAGCCAATGGTTTCTCCACAGATGATCCATATGAGCTACACCTTCGTGCTAATAACATTGTCAACTGCAACGGAGATGGAACTAGTGACTGTAATAATCCCAGAGTGCAATCTCAG CCTGGAGCAGTGGAACGACGTGCGGATGATTACCAGGTCAGCTACAATCCTCACGGCCCTCCACGTCAGATGTTGAGCTCACAGGCTACACATCAACAGCGTCCATTCGATCAACTACAAAGAGAATTCCTTGACTCAACACAGC AAACTGCTGAGAAAGAGCAGATTACCCAGTTGCAGATATTCAACGTAGCTCTTAAAAGGCAAAATGAGGACTTGGAGCAAAAGTTTGAGGATTCAAAGCGCAACACGAGATACCTTGAGCACCAGTTGGCAATTGCTAAAG ATCAGAAAAATGACCTTGCCGCGAGTCTTAAGGAATCGACTCGACTCCTGGGGGAGGCCAAAGAGCGGGAGCTTCAAATGCAAAGCAAACTCAAGACGATGGAGCAGCAAATACAAACCTTGAATGAGCGAGACCAGGAG AACACAAAGAAGCAGCGGGTGGCCGAGGCCGCTGTTGACACTATGAAGCAGCAGATGTTGGAGCTGTGTCGTTCGGACACGCTGTCCAAATCACGTAAGCAGCACGACAGAGACCTCGCCGTCATCAAGGAGCAGCATGAGGCCGCGCTCTTGCTTTTACAGCAGCAGCTTGATGCTAAGTCTCAAGCTATGGAGGAACAG ATGGATACTAGTCAGAAGTTCCGTGAGCAGGTGAAACAGTTGGAGCGGCAACGGGAAGAAGAGCAACTTGAGCGAGCCAGAGTGGTCAATGCTCTCacccagagtctggagaagaGTCAGCAACAATGTGCCAAGCTCTTGCAGACGA GTTCTGTGCAAGAAATGAGTCAAATCCAAATCAAACTACAGCAGGCTCAAACGGCCAAGGTTTTAAGTGACAATATGAACAGAGACCTACAG GAGGATCTTGCTGACTTGAAGGAGCAGATCATGCTGTATGAATCTGCTTTAAAACATGGCGTTATTGCATTAGAGCCCAACTGGGACTGCCAGAACCAGCTCTCTGAATCCTGTTTGGCGTTAGGCTTTAAGAAAACCAATGGTTCTCTCCGCAG CGTGGCCCTGGCCACCCTGTCAGACTCGCAGCTGCCTCAGGATGAAGCTTTGCGCCAACTGCAAGTGGAAATGCAGCGCTGCTTGGGGAGTTTAAAGAGCAAGAGGCAGAAGATCAGTCACCTGCAGGAGGAGCTTCAACAGAGTCGGGCCCGGGCAGACGAGCTGCAGAACCAATTAGACGAAGCCAAGCTCAGCTCATCG GTTAGACAATCCATCCAGGTAAAACATCCAAACTTGACTGCAGAGGACCAGAATGAGTTAGTGAAACTCCAGGAAGACAAAGAACGCTTGCAAGATCAAGTGGAG GGGCTGCAAAGTAAAATTGCAGAGCTGCAGCAGAGTGAGGAAAAGGTCCGTTCTGCCAACTCAGAGCTCTGCGTCAAGACGAGAGAGATGATTCAAGAGTTGCACCAGGAGAAGCAGGCGGCTGCTCAGCA ATCCGAGCGGATTAATCAGCAGCACAGGGATGACGTGGTGAAACGAGTCAGGACGGAGCTCATGCTGCAACACAACGATCAGCTTGAACGTCTGACGGCACAACACGAGCGACAAATCCAAGACCTAAA CTCTCAGCTCTCTGAGGCCAGTGATAAGGTGTTGGCTGTGCAAGAGTGTTACATATCTGTCTGCAAGGAAAAGGAAATCTTGGAGGAAAGCATCAGAAACAAAGCCACGGAGGATGCACTGAGGAAAGAAATTGAG aaaaaaggggagAGCAGCACAGATGTGGAGAAACTAAGGACTGAGCTAGAGGTGCAGCATCAGGCCTCCATCGCCCAGCTCAAGGCTCTCTGGTCCAAGGAGAAGGAGGCTGAGATCCAGCAGCAGGTGAAATCTCACATAGCCTTGGCCAAGGCTGCTTGGGATGAAGCGCGACATCAG ACGGAGAAGACTTGGGCTCTGAAGCTGGAGGAAGCCAGGCAAGGAAAACAACCCGAGACCTCTGAGGCAACCTGTCAGACAGAGGAGACGGAAGCAAACGCTTTGACCGTCACCGTCAAGGAGTTGGACTCCAAACTCTGTGCCCAGAGACAGCAGCTGCAAGCGGAAGCTGACAAAGTCCAACGCCGAGCGGTGGAAGAAGCCAGGAAACAAGTCCAGATGGAGAATCAGGAGAAACATCTCCACGATTTGGCCAATAAG GTTGAAGGAGCAGTAACCAGGGCCTATAACCGCTGGATTGAAGATTTGCCTTCATTGCCGCAATACCAAGCCTTGCtccaaagagagaaagagaaatgggaagagctgcaaaaacaagacgtggaacaaaag GTATCGCAGGCTCTGAGGGCAGCAGAGGCGGAGTGGCGCAAGCAGCAACAAGACCAAGGTCAAAGATGTGGTACGACTAAAGAGCAAGAGGTGGTGGTGACTCTCCAGACTCAGCTGGAGCAGTTACGAAGAGAACAAGCCGCACTGTTGGAGGCTGAACTTGCCGGAGCCAGAGCAGCCTGGAAAAGAGACAAACAGCAAGAGATCTCCCTTGTCCAAACTCGCAGCGAGCAAATGTACCAAACCAAACTCCAGGAGCAGCATAAGAAGCAGGAGATAGCTCTGCTGCAGACCCTGAGGGCCAGAGAGGATGAGTGGAGATATCAGCAGGCTGAGAAGGAACAAGCCCAGAAGCGACAGATGAGGGAAGATTTCCTCTTGGAGCTTCAAACTGCTCTGGCGGAGGTCCAGACGCAGCTTCTCGGCACTTCCAGGACTGAGCAGCAGAGTTTCACAGAGCGCGTGAGAGGCCGCGTGTCAGAGGGCGCCGTAACGCACGTGATTCAAACTTGCTGCATagacattgttgacaaagctGTGTGCCAGGCCAAGAAGGAATGGAAGAAA ATAAGTGAGGCTCAGTTGAGCTGTGTGCTACGAGAAACGCAAGAACAGCACGAAAGAGAAATCAACAAAATGCAAA GCTCCTTAGCCCAGAGTGGAGGGCAGGTTTGCAGCAGGAAGGATTGCGCAGACACCGCCAGTAAACTGGAGAAGAAAAACCAGGAGCTTCAGAAGCACTTGGCAAAAGCTTGCCGGCAGTTCCAGCACAGCGTCAGAGAACACAAAACAACCATACAGAAACTCAAAG ACGAACACGAGCGCCGATTACAAAAGGCAAATGAGGAGCATCTGCTACAACTGGAGGAAGCGAAGCGAAGCAAAGAAGATGCTGG GCCTTCAAATCATCAACAAACTCTTCAAGAGGGCCTGGAAGAAATGAAGCAGCAATACTTGACAATTGTTGAAAAAATAAGAG GAGACATGCTGCGTTATCTCCAAGAAAGCCGCGAGCGAGCAGCTGAGATGATCCGCACCGAGGTGCTCCAGGAGAGGCAGGACACGGCCCGCAAAATGCGACGCTATTACCTGACCTGCCTGCAGGAATTGCTGGAGGACGACGGGAAAACCACGGG CAgggctgaaaagaaaataatgaatgctGCCAGCAAGTTGGCGGCCATGGCTAAAGTACTAGAGACACCTGTGAAGAATAAATCTGGAAAGAACCACGCTTTACCAA CTGGCATCACGGTAATGTCCACCACTGGGCCTGCCCCAGCAAGTAAGACAGACTTTTTGAAGAACCCGTCATCTGGACCACTTGACAAAAGAACGGAGGATAGAACCCACAGGAAAAAGTTGTCGGGTTTGGAGCAAAAAACAACTCGGGCGCGGACTAAACTTGTGAACAACCAGGACTCGGCAGATGCGCAACTCTACCCTCACAAAGTGTCCTCTTCATGCTCTGCTCCTTTGAGGAGCAAAAATAGGGAGGCGTACCTGCAGGGTGGACAACCGGGAAGCCATGCGGACACGCCAAACGAACCCTGTGTCACGCAGGATTTCCCAGTCAGGGATGATAAACGCACTAACTGGAGCCTGAGCAGCAGTGACTCAGACAGCCACCACCTCCCTCGAGTGTCTTACTCGGGGAGGAAAGTAGAGTCGGTGAAGCCGTTCTCAGTTTCTGCCCCTGACTTCAGCCAGTTTGATCAGCTCACCCCGGACACGTCTGACTTGACGGTTTATAATGACATCGCCCAAGAGAATTGGACTCAAACCCAAACGTCAGCCCATCAAGGGAAGCTGAACACAAAGAGGGAGCCCGTACTGGGCTCAGAGGGAGAAAAGCTGAGTGGGCCTCTGTTCTCGGAGTTGAGACGATGTCAGCAGGACAGCGGCTTTGACAGCCCGTTTAACCAACCAAACTGA